Proteins encoded within one genomic window of Pedosphaera parvula Ellin514:
- a CDS encoding DUF6370 family protein, which yields MKKLTYSLIAGVAAFLMLALVSPVSAADKTVTITGEGKCAKCALKEADKCQNAIQVEKDGKTTTYYLVQNDVSKSFHENICKESKKVTATGTVKTEDGKMMLTADKIEVAK from the coding sequence ATGAAAAAACTCACATATTCCTTAATCGCAGGCGTGGCAGCCTTCCTGATGCTCGCTCTTGTCTCTCCAGTCTCTGCCGCGGATAAAACCGTGACGATCACCGGTGAAGGCAAGTGCGCGAAGTGCGCCCTCAAAGAAGCCGACAAGTGCCAAAATGCCATCCAGGTTGAAAAAGATGGCAAAACCACCACTTACTACCTCGTGCAAAACGACGTGAGTAAGAGTTTCCACGAAAACATCTGCAAGGAATCCAAGAAGGTCACCGCTACCGGGACTGTGAAAACGGAAGACGGCAAAATGATGCTCACTGCCGATAAAATCGAAGTCGCCAAGTAA